In a genomic window of Gloeomargarita sp. SRBZ-1_bins_9:
- a CDS encoding glycosyltransferase → MRIFISTFNLDSSFLGQYSLLKCPRDLATLLSASGHQVTLFTFSDNLSQIQRITPGGYEEVILPREVGGYEHLSAVTSLSYRLAEAVIEYIGSNGKPDIIESQNFLALPYFLMQRKLQGESLLDDVPIVLTLYNSLYQIRDKELYPRWQLPYWWHGCLEKWCILAADGIVAPSQFILEQTRKDLEIDLSNAGVIPFPYLEESDVALRTFRSTPTPRDIIYVDSYQLSRGTLQMLEACQNLWETGWDFKLTMIGEDMPYYIAESSMKDYISQKYSKYIERGLLVLEETFPKPELLNRIARSWCVLIPSLFEAFSLACIEAMLLGKVVLASTNGHMREMIFHGENCTGFLFDWDKPGDFADKLEQVLSLSIDENLMIGERARQSALQMISPERTVTMRLEYFQSVINKGRRICLYPSLNYRPIGRMDYPQKLELVGVPGQLSVGILCFNEKEEALWETLDSLAWVSYENLEIIILDNSSDNTVNQELLSDLAKVYDNLTILRTKFLNIAQARNYLAQATHGEFLTFLKSGDTVHPDYYRDAVKILQRYLNVASVGTWVICPSHVLVTWNNEMPMQLYYGMAGEGFVMRKSVFQSIGGFKFDLADSLSSLFWDFLLSVTEKGWLNVVIAKPYYSSCGSDADHRYLRMKVRQKVVEYHKQLFQVYGDEVIGLCVQNHTAPLYCKNLETPWYVGKINFSKMVNEPGLY, encoded by the coding sequence ATGCGAATTTTTATTAGCACTTTCAATCTGGATTCTTCCTTTCTTGGCCAATATTCTCTATTAAAATGTCCTAGAGATTTGGCAACTCTGCTATCCGCAAGTGGCCACCAAGTAACCCTCTTTACTTTTTCTGACAATTTGAGCCAAATTCAAAGGATTACCCCAGGTGGTTATGAGGAAGTTATTTTACCTAGAGAAGTAGGGGGTTATGAGCATTTATCGGCTGTTACCTCTCTAAGCTATCGTCTAGCAGAAGCAGTTATTGAATACATAGGAAGTAACGGCAAGCCAGATATAATAGAATCCCAAAATTTTTTAGCATTACCCTACTTTTTAATGCAAAGGAAACTACAAGGTGAATCATTGCTAGATGATGTGCCAATAGTTTTAACACTCTATAACTCCCTTTACCAAATTAGGGATAAGGAACTATACCCGCGATGGCAACTGCCTTACTGGTGGCACGGCTGTCTAGAAAAGTGGTGTATATTGGCAGCTGATGGTATTGTTGCACCGAGCCAGTTTATTCTTGAACAAACTCGTAAGGATTTAGAAATAGATCTATCCAATGCAGGGGTTATTCCCTTTCCCTATTTAGAAGAATCGGACGTTGCCCTGAGAACATTTAGAAGTACGCCAACACCTAGAGATATAATTTACGTTGACTCGTATCAGTTGTCTAGGGGTACGCTCCAGATGCTGGAAGCTTGCCAGAACCTCTGGGAAACTGGTTGGGATTTTAAACTAACGATGATCGGCGAAGATATGCCGTATTACATAGCCGAATCTAGTATGAAGGATTATATTTCCCAGAAGTATTCTAAGTACATAGAAAGGGGCCTTTTGGTTCTCGAGGAAACTTTCCCCAAACCTGAATTACTTAACCGAATTGCTCGCTCCTGGTGTGTATTAATTCCTTCTCTTTTTGAAGCCTTCAGCTTGGCTTGTATAGAGGCTATGCTGTTAGGAAAGGTAGTCCTAGCTAGTACCAATGGCCATATGCGGGAAATGATTTTCCATGGGGAAAACTGTACGGGTTTTCTTTTTGATTGGGATAAACCTGGTGATTTCGCAGACAAGCTAGAGCAAGTGCTTTCCCTAAGTATAGACGAAAATCTGATGATTGGTGAACGAGCACGGCAGTCTGCCCTGCAGATGATTTCACCCGAACGGACGGTTACTATGCGGTTGGAATACTTTCAAAGTGTAATCAATAAGGGTCGAAGGATATGCTTATATCCATCATTGAATTACAGACCCATAGGTAGGATGGATTATCCCCAAAAGTTAGAATTAGTGGGAGTTCCTGGCCAGTTAAGTGTTGGTATTCTCTGCTTTAACGAGAAAGAAGAAGCCCTCTGGGAAACGCTAGACTCCCTGGCATGGGTTTCATATGAGAATTTGGAGATTATTATCTTGGATAATAGTAGTGATAATACGGTTAATCAAGAGCTATTATCAGACCTTGCCAAGGTATATGATAATCTAACTATACTTCGCACAAAATTTCTCAACATAGCTCAAGCAAGAAATTATCTAGCTCAAGCCACCCATGGTGAGTTTTTAACTTTTCTCAAAAGTGGTGACACTGTTCATCCTGACTACTACAGGGATGCCGTCAAAATCCTTCAACGTTATCTCAATGTTGCTTCCGTAGGAACCTGGGTTATTTGTCCAAGCCATGTTTTAGTTACATGGAACAACGAAATGCCCATGCAACTCTATTACGGAATGGCTGGTGAAGGTTTTGTGATGAGGAAATCAGTTTTCCAAAGCATAGGAGGTTTTAAGTTTGATCTTGCTGACTCATTATCCAGTTTATTTTGGGATTTCTTGTTAAGTGTTACTGAGAAGGGCTGGCTCAATGTAGTGATTGCTAAACCCTATTACTCAAGTTGCGGAAGTGACGCAGATCATCGCTACCTGCGAATGAAGGTTCGTCAAAAAGTGGTCGAATACCACAAGCAACTGTTTCAAGTCTATGGCGATGAGGTCATCGGCCTGTGTGTCCAAAACCATACTGCACCATTGTACTGCAAGAATCTAGAGACTCCCTGGTATGTTGGGAAAATTAATTTTTCTAAAATGGTTAATGAACCTGGATTGTACTAA